In one Camelus dromedarius isolate mCamDro1 chromosome 31, mCamDro1.pat, whole genome shotgun sequence genomic region, the following are encoded:
- the DRG1 gene encoding developmentally-regulated GTP-binding protein 1: MSSTLAKIAEIEAEMARTQKNKATAHHLGLLKARLAKLRRELITPKGGGGGGPGEGFDVAKTGDARIGFVGFPSVGKSTLLSNLAGVYSEVAAYEFTTLTTVPGVIRYKGAKIQLLDLPGIIEGAKDGKGRGRQVIAVARTCNLILIVLDVLKPLGHKKIIENELEGFGIRLNSKPPNIGFKKKDKGGINLTATCPQSELDAETVKSILAEYKIHNADVTLRSDATADDLIDVVEGNRVYIPCIYVLNKIDQISIEELDIIYKVPHCVPISAHHRWNFDDLLEKIWDYLKLVRIYTKPKGQLPDYTSPVVLPYSRTTVEDFCMKIHKNLIKEFKYALVWGLSVKHNPQKVGKDHTLEDEDVIQIVKK; this comes from the exons ATGAGCAGCACCTTGGCCAAAATCGCGGAGATCGAAGCCGAG ATGGCTCGGACTCAGAAGAACAAGGCCACAGCACACCACCTAGGGCTGCTTAAGGCTCGCCTTGCTAAGCTTCGCAGGGAACTCATTACTCcaaaaggtggtggtggtggtgggccaGGAGAAg GATTTGATGTTGCCAAGACAGGTGATGCTCGAATTGGGTTTGTGGGTTTTCCATCTGTGGGGAAGTCAACACTGCTTAGTAATCTGGCGGGAGTCTATTCCGAGGTGGCAGCCTATGAGTTCACTACTCTGACCACTGTGCCTGGTGTCATCAGATACAAAGGTGCCAAGATCCAG CTTCTGGATCTCCCAGGTATCATTGAGGGTGCCAAGGATGGGAAAGGTAGAGGCCGTCAAGTCATTGCAG TGGCTAGAACGTGTAACTTGATCTTGATTGTTCTGGATGTCCTGAAACCCTTGGGACATAAGAAGATAATTGAAAATGAGCTGGAAGGCTTTGGCATTCGCTTGAACAGCAAACCCCCCAACATTGGCTTTAAGAAGAAGGATAAGGGAGGCATTAATCTCACGGCCACT TGCCCTCAGAGCGAGCTGGATGCTGAAACTGTGAAGAGCATTTTGGCTGAATACAAAATTCATAATGCTGATGTGACTCTGCGTAGTGATGCCACAGCGGATGACCTCATTGATGTGGTGGAAGGAAACAG AGTTTATATCCCCTGTATTTATGTGTTAAATAAGATTGATCAGATCTCCATTGAGGAACTGGACATCATCTATAAGGTGCCTCACTGTGTGCCCATCTCTGCCCATCACCGCTGGAATTTTGATGACCTGTTGGAAAAGATCTGGGACTATTTGAAACTAGTGAGGAT TTACACCAAACCCAAAGGCCAGTTGCCAGATTACACATCCCCAGTGGTGTTGCCTTACTCCAGGACCACGGTGGAGGATTTCTGCATGAAGATTCACAAAAATCTTatcaaagaatttaaata CGCTCTGGTCTGGGGTCTCTCTGTGAAACACAATCCTCAGAAAGTGGGTAAAGACCATACGTTGGAGGACGAGGATGTCATTCAGATTGTGAAGAAGTGA